A region of Thermococcus barossii DNA encodes the following proteins:
- a CDS encoding Na+/H+ antiporter NhaC family protein — protein sequence MSDFGVLSLLPPLVAIILAIWTKRVILALFAGVWIGGVMVSGWNPVTGTTQTLDWIVGNAIDDWNVKILLFDFLIGAGVGLIYKSGGAMAIGRALASKVRSSRGASVMGWLLGVLIFFDDYTNTIIVGNTMRPITDRTRVSREMLAYIDDSTAAPVAGLAIVSTWIGYEVGLIGDAFKDLNVDYGAYVAWMHSVPFRFYSILAIILVFIVAFTHRHYGPMLKAEMRARTEGKVLRDGAKPLMTTEIDLGMPKEDGSVHIFIWPILTLIFVTLYGMWYTGGGSEAYAEGGLMEVLGNSDSALALLWGSFAMVVVAFFLVLAMRRMTIEEAEDAIVRGMKQMVIANTILLLAWSIKSATDAVGTAPYIVDLAKSAGVTGSWVPLIVFLISMFISFTTGTSWGTFSIMLPIAIPLAYGVTGYVGPEVFAAIGAVFAGGIFGDHCSPISDTTIMSSMFSGSDHIDHVTTQVPYAVTASGVGIILYLLFGFGVHSWAVLLPLGFVLLIGAWYFLSEWYGKKYGIPHGKVPVYVAED from the coding sequence GTGTCGGATTTCGGAGTGCTGTCTCTGCTGCCACCACTGGTGGCCATTATCCTGGCGATATGGACGAAGAGGGTTATCCTGGCTCTGTTCGCCGGTGTCTGGATTGGAGGCGTAATGGTCTCCGGCTGGAACCCGGTGACGGGAACCACCCAGACCCTCGACTGGATAGTCGGCAACGCCATCGATGACTGGAACGTCAAGATACTCCTCTTCGACTTCCTCATCGGTGCCGGCGTTGGCCTTATATACAAGTCCGGAGGAGCGATGGCCATAGGCCGTGCCCTCGCGAGCAAGGTGCGCTCCAGTAGGGGAGCCTCGGTTATGGGATGGCTCCTCGGCGTGCTCATATTCTTCGATGACTACACAAACACCATCATAGTCGGTAACACCATGAGGCCCATCACCGACAGGACGAGGGTTTCCCGTGAAATGCTTGCCTACATAGACGACTCAACCGCGGCACCGGTTGCGGGACTGGCAATAGTCTCAACATGGATAGGCTACGAGGTCGGTCTCATAGGAGACGCCTTTAAAGACCTCAACGTTGACTACGGCGCCTACGTCGCGTGGATGCACAGCGTTCCCTTCAGGTTCTACTCGATACTCGCGATAATACTGGTCTTCATCGTGGCCTTCACCCACAGGCACTACGGCCCGATGCTCAAGGCAGAGATGCGCGCGAGGACGGAGGGCAAGGTTCTCCGCGACGGCGCGAAGCCACTCATGACCACCGAGATTGACCTCGGCATGCCGAAGGAGGATGGCAGCGTCCACATATTCATCTGGCCGATACTGACGCTGATATTCGTCACCCTCTACGGCATGTGGTACACCGGCGGCGGGAGCGAGGCCTATGCCGAAGGTGGTCTCATGGAGGTTCTTGGAAACTCCGACTCGGCCCTTGCGCTTCTCTGGGGTTCCTTTGCCATGGTCGTGGTGGCGTTCTTCCTCGTGCTTGCCATGAGGCGCATGACCATCGAGGAGGCTGAGGACGCCATCGTCCGCGGAATGAAGCAGATGGTCATAGCCAACACGATACTGCTCTTGGCTTGGAGCATCAAGAGCGCCACAGATGCGGTTGGAACCGCTCCCTACATCGTTGACCTCGCCAAGAGTGCCGGCGTTACCGGTAGCTGGGTGCCACTGATAGTGTTCCTCATCTCCATGTTCATCTCCTTCACGACCGGAACCAGCTGGGGAACCTTCAGCATCATGCTGCCCATCGCCATACCGCTCGCCTACGGCGTCACCGGCTACGTCGGCCCGGAGGTCTTCGCGGCCATCGGTGCGGTCTTCGCCGGCGGTATCTTTGGTGACCACTGCTCCCCGATAAGCGATACGACGATCATGAGCTCGATGTTCTCCGGCTCCGACCACATCGACCACGTCACGACGCAGGTGCCGTACGCGGTAACTGCATCGGGCGTCGGTATAATACTCTACCTGCTCTTCGGCTTCGGTGTTCACAGCTGGGCAGTGCTCCTACCCCTGGGCTTTGTACTCCTCATCGGAGCATGGTACTTCCTGAGCGAGTGGTACGGCAAGAAGTACGGGATACCACACGGCAAGGTTCCGGTTTACGTGGCCGAGGACTGA
- a CDS encoding pantoate kinase: MLVRAFVPAHITAFFVPVFHDDPLKAGSLGAGINLDKGTNVFASIETGTLERHIHIAFNGEPVKREEAIISYSVAERLVPNDFLGEVEIWQYFDFPNGHGFGNSAGGALGTALALSYAFGGTWLKASQLAHEAEVKHKGGLGDVIAQLSGGIEVRVRAGGPGVGVVDNLFFEDYRVLVVPLGRLSTREVLDGDVVGAIEREGRLALERLLKDPRPERMMILAREFAEKTGLLSGELLELARQLDRVLSNPSSMIMLGRGLFALLREDEVENAINLLSDLDLPYDVTGIHEGRPKVGRWVG; the protein is encoded by the coding sequence TTGCTCGTCAGAGCCTTCGTTCCAGCGCATATAACGGCATTCTTCGTACCGGTGTTTCACGATGACCCGTTAAAGGCTGGCTCCCTTGGGGCCGGGATAAACCTTGACAAGGGGACCAACGTCTTCGCGAGCATCGAGACCGGAACGCTTGAGAGGCACATCCACATCGCCTTCAACGGCGAGCCCGTGAAGAGGGAAGAGGCAATAATCAGCTACTCCGTCGCGGAGAGGCTCGTTCCCAACGACTTCCTCGGCGAGGTTGAAATCTGGCAGTACTTCGACTTCCCGAACGGCCACGGCTTCGGGAACAGTGCGGGCGGGGCCCTGGGAACGGCCTTAGCTTTGAGCTACGCCTTCGGCGGGACGTGGCTTAAAGCTTCTCAGCTTGCCCACGAGGCCGAGGTGAAGCATAAGGGCGGCCTCGGCGATGTCATAGCCCAGCTCTCCGGCGGCATAGAGGTTCGCGTTAGGGCTGGAGGCCCCGGGGTGGGCGTGGTGGACAACCTCTTCTTCGAGGATTATCGCGTTCTCGTCGTCCCTCTGGGGAGACTCTCGACAAGGGAAGTCCTGGACGGGGACGTGGTTGGTGCAATAGAGCGCGAAGGGAGGCTCGCCCTCGAAAGGCTCCTGAAGGATCCGAGGCCCGAGCGCATGATGATTCTAGCGAGAGAATTCGCGGAGAAAACCGGCCTTTTGAGCGGTGAACTTCTTGAACTCGCCCGTCAGCTGGACAGGGTGCTCTCGAACCCCAGCTCAATGATAATGCTCGGAAGGGGCCTCTTCGCCCTTCTCAGGGAGGACGAGGTGGAGAACGCCATAAACCTCCTCTCCGACCTCGACCTGCCCTACGACGTGACCGGAATCCATGAGGGCAGGCCGAAGGTTGGCAGGTGGGTTGGCTAA
- a CDS encoding ATP-dependent DNA ligase translates to MRYSELADLYKRLEKTTLKTLKTKFVADFLKKTPDELLEIIPYLILGKVFPDWDERELGVGEKLLIKAVSMATGVPEREIENSIKDTGDLGESVALALKRKKQKSFFSQPLTIKRVYDTFVKIAEASGQGSQDKKLKYLANIFMDAQPEEGKYLARTVLGTMRTGVAEGLLRDAIAEAFKVKAELVERAYMLTSDFGYVAKVAKLEGNEGLSKVRIQVGKPIRPMLAQNAANVKEALVEMGGKAAFEIKYDGARVQVHKDGERVIIYSRRLENVTKSIPEMVNAVLESLKPEKVIVEGELVAVGEGGKPRPFQYVLRRFRRKYNIEEMIEKIPLELNLFDVLYVDGDGLIDTPFSERRKRLEEIVKGSEKIRLAEQLVTGSADEAETFYKKALELGHEGLMAKRLDSVYEPGNRGKKWLKIKPTMEDLDLVIIGAEWGEGRRAHLLGSFLVAAFDPHSGEFVPVGKVGSGFTDEDLAEFTRMLRPLIVREEGKFVEIEPKIVIEVTYQEIQKSPKYRSGFALRFPRYVALREDKSPEEADTIERIAQLYEFQERFKAKR, encoded by the coding sequence ATGAGGTACTCCGAACTGGCCGACCTTTACAAACGCCTGGAAAAAACTACCCTCAAGACGCTAAAGACAAAATTTGTCGCCGACTTCCTCAAGAAGACACCCGATGAGCTCCTTGAGATAATTCCCTACCTCATCCTCGGCAAGGTCTTCCCGGACTGGGACGAGAGGGAGCTTGGTGTGGGCGAGAAGCTCCTCATAAAGGCCGTCTCCATGGCCACCGGCGTTCCGGAGAGGGAGATAGAGAACTCCATCAAGGACACCGGCGACCTTGGAGAGAGCGTTGCCCTGGCGCTCAAGAGGAAGAAGCAGAAGAGCTTCTTCAGCCAGCCGCTGACGATAAAGCGCGTCTACGACACCTTCGTGAAGATAGCCGAGGCCAGCGGGCAGGGGAGCCAGGATAAAAAGCTGAAGTACCTCGCCAACATCTTCATGGACGCCCAGCCGGAGGAGGGCAAGTATTTGGCCAGAACTGTCCTCGGGACGATGAGGACGGGCGTTGCCGAGGGTCTCCTGAGGGACGCCATAGCCGAGGCCTTTAAGGTAAAGGCGGAGCTGGTTGAGAGGGCCTACATGCTCACGAGCGACTTCGGATACGTGGCAAAGGTTGCGAAGCTTGAGGGTAACGAGGGGCTCTCGAAGGTTCGCATACAGGTTGGAAAGCCGATAAGGCCGATGCTCGCTCAAAACGCGGCGAACGTGAAGGAAGCGCTTGTTGAGATGGGAGGGAAGGCGGCGTTTGAAATCAAATACGACGGCGCTCGCGTTCAGGTTCACAAGGACGGCGAGAGGGTGATCATCTATTCCCGCAGGCTGGAGAACGTTACGAAGTCCATTCCGGAGATGGTCAATGCAGTGCTTGAAAGCCTGAAGCCCGAGAAAGTCATCGTCGAGGGTGAGCTCGTTGCCGTCGGGGAGGGCGGAAAGCCGAGGCCATTCCAGTACGTTCTCAGGCGCTTCAGGAGGAAGTACAACATCGAGGAGATGATAGAGAAGATTCCCTTGGAGCTGAACCTTTTCGACGTTCTCTACGTTGACGGGGACGGGCTGATTGATACCCCATTCTCCGAGCGCAGAAAGCGGCTTGAAGAAATTGTGAAGGGGAGCGAGAAGATAAGGCTGGCGGAGCAGCTTGTGACGGGAAGTGCAGACGAGGCGGAGACGTTCTACAAGAAAGCCCTTGAGCTCGGCCACGAGGGGCTGATGGCCAAGAGACTCGATTCCGTCTACGAGCCCGGGAACAGGGGCAAGAAGTGGCTCAAGATAAAGCCCACCATGGAGGACCTGGACCTCGTCATCATCGGCGCGGAATGGGGCGAGGGAAGGCGCGCACATCTGCTCGGCTCCTTCCTGGTGGCCGCTTTCGACCCGCACAGCGGCGAGTTCGTCCCTGTTGGAAAGGTGGGAAGCGGATTCACGGACGAGGACTTAGCGGAGTTCACGAGAATGCTCAGGCCACTCATAGTCCGCGAGGAGGGCAAGTTCGTGGAGATAGAGCCTAAGATAGTCATCGAGGTTACCTACCAGGAGATTCAGAAGAGCCCCAAGTACAGGAGCGGTTTTGCCCTGAGGTTCCCGCGCTACGTCGCTTTGAGGGAGGACAAGAGCCCGGAGGAGGCGGACACAATTGAGCGCATAGCCCAGCTCTACGAGTTCCAGGAGAGGTTCAAGGCGAAGAGGTGA
- a CDS encoding PrsW family glutamic-type intramembrane protease yields the protein MLTPERVIEYYFGIITVVGGLSVLLAIRYTLQRWRSFPESGWKVPSFALGLLGLVMASILEAPLLFLKTWIALAFAAGIIEESVKLLPLKFFGRSPEWERWKLVIGAGLFLGIVEGIFYTAGIFALNQPAYLVGVRIVLMGLHATWAAITVGFLLGEREWKRFAGLAFSMIAHALYDLPSLAMVDGYSGNAIAYLAGLSTGFLLATPLMAKRAAELAGKLVPEEGEETGKMWENGEETEESEVTSSP from the coding sequence ATGCTCACACCGGAGAGGGTCATCGAATACTACTTCGGAATCATAACGGTGGTCGGGGGCCTGTCCGTTCTTCTGGCGATCAGGTACACCCTCCAGAGGTGGCGCTCCTTTCCAGAGAGCGGCTGGAAGGTTCCCTCGTTCGCCCTCGGGCTGCTGGGCCTCGTCATGGCGTCAATCCTTGAGGCGCCGTTACTGTTTCTCAAGACGTGGATTGCGCTGGCCTTCGCTGCCGGGATAATCGAGGAGTCTGTGAAGCTACTGCCCCTGAAGTTCTTCGGGCGCTCGCCGGAATGGGAGAGGTGGAAGCTCGTCATCGGAGCGGGCCTCTTCCTTGGCATTGTGGAGGGGATATTTTACACCGCGGGAATCTTCGCCCTCAACCAGCCGGCATACCTCGTCGGGGTCAGAATCGTCCTGATGGGACTTCATGCCACCTGGGCGGCAATCACGGTTGGCTTCCTGCTCGGAGAGAGGGAATGGAAGCGCTTCGCCGGGCTGGCCTTCTCAATGATTGCCCACGCCCTCTACGACCTCCCCTCCCTGGCCATGGTGGACGGCTATTCGGGAAACGCGATCGCTTACCTGGCGGGCCTCTCGACAGGCTTCCTTCTCGCGACCCCGCTCATGGCGAAGAGGGCCGCCGAGCTGGCCGGAAAACTGGTTCCCGAGGAAGGCGAAGAAACGGGCAAAATGTGGGAAAACGGTGAAGAAACTGAGGAAAGCGAGGTCACCTCTTCGCCTTGA